A region from the Paenibacillus humicola genome encodes:
- the veg gene encoding biofilm formation stimulator Veg, producing MAKNALLEIKRSLEAHVGSKIRLRANGGRRKTIERTGVLEETYPSVFIVKLDQEQHAFKRVSYSYADILTESVEVTVDRDDGQVRITYLH from the coding sequence ATGGCAAAAAATGCGCTGTTGGAAATCAAACGCAGTTTGGAAGCCCATGTCGGCTCCAAGATTCGTCTTCGGGCAAACGGTGGTCGCCGAAAGACTATTGAGCGCACCGGTGTATTGGAAGAAACCTACCCTTCTGTTTTCATTGTCAAACTGGATCAGGAGCAGCATGCGTTTAAGCGTGTCTCCTACAGCTACGCGGATATTTTGACCGAGTCGGTCGAAGTGACCGTGGACAGGGATGACGGCCAGGTTCGCATTACGTATTTGCATTAA
- the ispE gene encoding 4-(cytidine 5'-diphospho)-2-C-methyl-D-erythritol kinase: MKVYEKAPAKINLLLDVLRKREDGFHEVEMVMTMVDLADRLEMEELPRDTIIISSQAGYIPLDEKNLAFQAAKLIKERCDVRKGVYIHLDKNIPVAAGLAGGSSDAAATLRGLNRLWGLDISEDELCRLGAELGSDVPYCVTGGTAIARGRGEKLERIASPPQCWVVLAKPPINVSTADVYGKLRASELKRHPSLSGMRAAIEEGSFSGICSHLGNVLESVTLPMYPEVMQLKDIMRRLGADGVLMSGSGPTVFGLVGKEAKVSRIYNGLRGFCKEVYVVRMLT; the protein is encoded by the coding sequence ATGAAAGTATACGAAAAAGCGCCGGCAAAAATCAATCTCCTGCTCGACGTTTTGCGCAAACGCGAAGACGGGTTCCATGAGGTCGAAATGGTGATGACGATGGTCGATCTGGCCGACCGTCTGGAAATGGAAGAGCTTCCGCGGGACACCATTATTATTTCAAGCCAGGCCGGATATATTCCGCTCGACGAGAAAAACCTCGCCTTTCAGGCGGCCAAGCTGATCAAGGAGCGGTGCGACGTCCGCAAAGGCGTCTACATCCATCTGGACAAAAATATCCCGGTCGCGGCCGGTCTGGCCGGCGGCAGCAGCGACGCGGCCGCTACGCTCCGCGGATTGAACCGGCTCTGGGGTCTCGATATTTCCGAGGACGAGCTGTGTCGGCTCGGCGCGGAGCTCGGCTCGGACGTCCCATACTGCGTGACCGGCGGGACGGCCATTGCGCGCGGGCGCGGCGAGAAGCTGGAGCGGATCGCAAGTCCGCCGCAGTGCTGGGTCGTGCTCGCTAAACCGCCGATCAACGTCTCGACGGCGGACGTATACGGCAAGCTCCGGGCGTCGGAGCTGAAGCGCCATCCGTCCCTCTCCGGCATGCGGGCTGCGATTGAGGAAGGTTCGTTTTCCGGCATTTGCAGCCATCTCGGCAATGTGCTCGAGTCGGTCACGCTGCCGATGTATCCGGAAGTGATGCAGCTGAAGGACATTATGCGCCGGCTCGGCGCGGACGGGGTGCTGATGTCCGGCAGCGGGCCTACCGTTTTCGGGCTTGTGGGCAAGGAAGCGAAGGTGTCCCGCATTTATAACGGGCTCCGCGGTTTTTGCAAGGAAGTGTATGTGGTAAGAATGCTGACATGA
- the yabG gene encoding sporulation peptidase YabG, producing MKQGDLVVRKSYGGDVLFRIATLNQQRAVLKGTDYRLLADAPLPDLSVVRDPEYTGAAAKVRIKVNESMRRIQEQRDKQVQHNESELRRELSESQPYFEVPGKVLHLDGDPNYLKKSMQLYTQLRVPAYGLHVHESQMAETVFRLLPQLKPDIVVITGHDGVLKNREQSSIYNLGSYKNSQNFVNAVRVARDFEKSRDGLIVVAGACQSHYEALLQSGANFASSPGRVLIHALDPVYVAIKASYTSIRETINLADVINGTISGIDGVGGVETLGKYRVGLPKPKSLSSVKATI from the coding sequence ATGAAGCAAGGGGACCTGGTCGTCCGCAAATCGTATGGCGGGGACGTGCTGTTTCGTATCGCGACATTGAATCAACAACGAGCTGTTCTGAAAGGTACGGACTACCGGCTGCTTGCGGATGCGCCGCTTCCCGATCTGTCGGTCGTGCGCGACCCCGAATATACGGGAGCGGCTGCGAAGGTTCGCATCAAAGTGAACGAATCGATGCGCCGCATTCAGGAGCAGCGCGACAAGCAGGTGCAGCATAACGAAAGCGAGCTTCGCAGGGAACTCAGCGAAAGCCAGCCGTATTTCGAGGTGCCGGGCAAAGTGCTGCATCTGGACGGAGATCCGAATTATTTGAAAAAAAGCATGCAGCTGTACACCCAGCTTCGGGTTCCGGCTTACGGTCTCCACGTGCACGAGTCGCAGATGGCCGAGACCGTCTTCCGGCTGCTGCCGCAGCTCAAGCCGGATATCGTCGTCATCACGGGCCATGACGGCGTGCTGAAAAATCGCGAGCAGAGCAGCATCTACAACCTGGGAAGCTACAAGAACTCGCAAAATTTCGTCAATGCGGTGCGCGTCGCCCGCGATTTTGAGAAAAGCCGCGACGGGCTGATCGTAGTGGCCGGCGCCTGCCAGTCGCACTACGAGGCGCTGCTGCAATCCGGCGCCAACTTCGCCAGCTCTCCGGGGAGGGTGCTTATTCATGCGCTGGATCCCGTTTACGTGGCGATTAAGGCCAGCTATACCTCCATTCGAGAGACGATCAATCTCGCCGATGTCATAAACGGCACCATCAGCGGCATCGACGGTGTAGGCGGCGTCGAAACGCTGGGCAAATACCGTGTCGGTCTGCCGAAGCCGAAATCGCTCAGCAGCGTGAAGGCAACTATATAA
- a CDS encoding RidA family protein — MKQQPQTISTTKAPAAIGPYSQAVKLGNLLFTSGQIPLTVSGELIEGGIEEQTHQVFRNLEAVLAEAGATFADVVKATVFIKDMNQFGAVNTIYASYFGDHKPARSTVEVARLPKDVLVEIELIVSI, encoded by the coding sequence ATGAAACAACAACCGCAAACGATTTCTACAACGAAGGCGCCGGCTGCGATCGGCCCGTATTCCCAAGCCGTTAAGCTGGGCAATCTGCTGTTTACGTCCGGACAAATTCCGCTGACTGTAAGCGGCGAGTTGATCGAAGGCGGAATCGAGGAGCAGACGCATCAGGTTTTCCGCAACTTGGAAGCCGTTTTGGCGGAGGCGGGCGCGACGTTCGCCGATGTCGTGAAGGCGACCGTATTCATTAAAGACATGAATCAGTTCGGTGCGGTCAACACCATTTACGCTTCTTATTTCGGCGACCATAAGCCGGCACGTTCCACCGTCGAAGTGGCGCGCCTGCCGAAGGACGTTCTTGTCGAAATTGAACTGATTGTCTCGATATAA
- the spoVG gene encoding septation regulator SpoVG has product MQITDVRLRRVNSEGRMKAIASITIDNEFVVHDIRVIDGNNGMFVAMPSKRTPDGEFRDIAHPISSTTREKIQAAVLAEYERAATEEEVIEEGA; this is encoded by the coding sequence GTGCAAATTACCGATGTCAGACTCCGCCGTGTAAATTCCGAAGGGCGCATGAAAGCGATCGCTTCCATCACCATTGACAATGAATTTGTCGTTCACGATATTCGTGTAATCGACGGCAACAATGGGATGTTCGTGGCCATGCCGAGCAAGCGGACTCCGGATGGAGAATTCCGCGATATCGCTCATCCGATTTCTTCGACAACCCGTGAGAAGATCCAGGCTGCCGTACTCGCTGAGTACGAACGTGCGGCGACGGAGGAAGAAGTTATTGAAGAAGGAGCGTAA
- the purR gene encoding pur operon repressor, with translation MKKLKRSARLVEMTQYLLNRPHTLISLTAFADRYQSAKSSISEDLAIIKEVFEEEGIGELHTLAGAAGGVKYTPKMNRSEALTIIHHVCRQLEQPERVLPGGYLYMTDMLGQPTLLSDVGRMFATAFAGAEIDVIMTVETKGIPLAYATAACMNLPVVIVRRDNKVTEGSAVSINYVSGSNKRIQTMSLARRALKEQSRVLIIDDFMKAGGTVQGMMDLLHEFNAMVAGVGVFVESGELGTEERLLEDYVSLAKLTAVDLKTKHTTVVPGNFFEA, from the coding sequence TTGAAGAAGTTGAAACGCAGCGCCAGGTTAGTCGAAATGACGCAGTACCTGTTAAACCGCCCCCATACGTTAATTTCGCTCACAGCTTTCGCAGACCGATATCAATCCGCCAAGTCGTCCATCAGCGAAGATCTCGCCATCATCAAAGAAGTGTTCGAGGAGGAAGGGATCGGCGAGCTGCATACGCTGGCAGGCGCGGCAGGCGGAGTCAAATATACGCCGAAAATGAATCGTTCGGAGGCATTGACGATCATCCATCACGTATGCCGCCAGTTGGAGCAGCCGGAGCGGGTGCTGCCCGGCGGCTATTTGTATATGACCGACATGCTCGGCCAGCCGACCCTGCTGTCCGATGTCGGCCGCATGTTCGCGACGGCGTTTGCAGGCGCGGAGATCGACGTCATCATGACGGTGGAAACGAAAGGCATTCCGCTGGCCTATGCGACCGCCGCCTGTATGAACCTGCCGGTCGTTATCGTCCGCCGCGACAACAAAGTGACGGAAGGCTCGGCGGTCAGCATCAATTACGTATCGGGCTCGAACAAGCGCATTCAGACGATGTCCCTGGCGCGCCGCGCGCTCAAAGAGCAGTCGCGCGTGCTCATTATCGACGATTTCATGAAAGCGGGCGGCACCGTACAGGGCATGATGGATTTGCTGCACGAATTTAACGCCATGGTGGCGGGCGTCGGCGTATTCGTCGAGTCGGGCGAGCTCGGCACGGAGGAGCGGCTGCTGGAAGATTACGTTTCGCTCGCCAAGCTGACGGCCGTCGATCTGAAGACGAAGCATACGACCGTCGTGCCCGGCAATTTTTTCGAGGCTTGA